A region of Arabidopsis thaliana chromosome 5, partial sequence DNA encodes the following proteins:
- the D6PK gene encoding D6 protein kinase (D6 protein kinase (D6PK); CONTAINS InterPro DOMAIN/s: Protein kinase, catalytic domain (InterPro:IPR000719), Serine/threonine-protein kinase domain (InterPro:IPR002290), Serine/threonine-protein kinase-like domain (InterPro:IPR017442), Protein kinase-like domain (InterPro:IPR011009), Serine/threonine-protein kinase, active site (InterPro:IPR008271); BEST Arabidopsis thaliana protein match is: D6 protein kinase like 1 (TAIR:AT4G26610.1); Has 1807 Blast hits to 1807 proteins in 277 species: Archae - 0; Bacteria - 0; Metazoa - 736; Fungi - 347; Plants - 385; Viruses - 0; Other Eukaryotes - 339 (source: NCBI BLink).) translates to MMASKTPEGSLTNSSQSMSINTLADQVSSSLSFADPSSDGKTGNSKINEQGESGKSSTCRPSTSSDISDESTCSSFSSSINKPHKANDVRWEAIQAVRTKHGGLGLNHFRLLKRLGCGDIGTVHLAELNGTRCYFAMKVMDKTALASRKKLLRAQTEREILQCLDHPFLPTLYSHFETEKFSCLVMEFCPGGDLHTLRQRQPGKRFTEQAAKFYVAEVLLAMEYLHMLGIIYRDLKPENVLVRDDGHVMLSDFDLSLRCTVSLSIVRSANVGSEGLSKNSVSCSQQPACIQQPSCISMAPTSCFGPRFFSSKSKKDKKPKTENGNHQVTPLPELVAEPTGARSMSFVGTHEYLAPEIIKGEGHGSAVDWWTFGIFLYELLFGKTPFKGSGNRATLFNVVGQPLRFPESPVVSFAARDLIRSLLVKEPQHRLAYKRGATEIKQHPFFEGVNWALVRCASPPEIPKPVDLEALNPTPTVPAAASSSVRSDQSNYLEFDFF, encoded by the exons ATGATGGCTTCAAAAACTCCAGAAGGATCACTTACCAATTCCAGTCAAAGTATGTCAATCAACACTTTAGCAGATCAAGTATCTTCGAGTTTGTCTTTCGCTGATCCAAGTAGTGATGGCAAAACCGGTAATAGTAAGATCAACGAGCAAGGTGAGAGTGGAAAGAGTAGCACTTGTAGACCAAGTACAAGCAGTGATATAAGCGATGAGAGCACTTGTAGCAGCTTTAGTAGCAGTATCAACAAACCTCACAAGGCTAATGATGTGAGATGGGAAGCTATTCAAGCTGTTAGAACTAAACATGGTGGTTTGGGTTTGAATCATTTTAGGCTCTTGAAGAGGTTAGGATGTGGAGATATTGGAACTGTTCATCTTGCTGAGTTGAATGGAACTAGGTGTTATTTTGCGATGAAGGTTATGGATAAAACTGCTTTGGCTAGCCGGAAAAAGCTTCTTAGGGCTCAAACTGAAAGAGAGATATTGCAGTGTCTTGATCACCCGTTTCTTCCGACTTTGTATAGTCATTTTGAGACAGAGAAGTTCTCTTGTTTGGTGATGGAGTTTTGTCCTGGTGGTGATTTGCATACACTAAGGCAGAGACAACCCGGGAAACGCTTCACCGAGCAAGCAGCTAA GTTTTATGTCGCGGAAGTGCTTCTTGCAATGGAATATTTACACATGCTTGGGATCATTTACCGTGATCTGAAACCCGAGAACGTTCTTGTGAGAGATGATGGGCACGTGATGCTTTCGGATTTTGATCTCTCCCTGAGATGTACTGTGAGCCTCTCTATAGTCAGATCAGCTAATGTTGGATCCGAAGGCTTGTCGAAGAATTCGGTTTCTTGCTCGCAACAACCTGCATGCATCCAGCAACCATCTTGCATCTCAATGGCTCCAACATCTTGCTTCGGTCCTCGGTTCTTCTCATCGAAATCCAAGAAAGACAAGAAACCGAAAACCGAAAACGGGAACCACCAAGTAACTCCGTTACCAGAACTCGTTGCAGAGCCCACAGGCGCCCGTTCTATGTCTTTTGTTGGCACACACGAGTACTTAGCTCCAGAGATCATCAAAGGTGAAGGACATGGAAGTGCAGTTGATTGGTGGACCTTTGGGATCTTTCTTTATGAACTATTGTTTGGTAAAACACCGTTTAAAGGGTCAGGAAATCGAGCAACGCTCTTCAACGTGGTTGGTCAGCCTCTTAGATTCCCTGAATCTCCGGTTGTTAGCTTCGCAGCTAGGGATTTGATAAGGAGTTTGCTTGTGAAGGAGCCACAACATAGATTAGCTTATAAGCGTGGAGCAACAGAGATAAAGCAACATCCTTTCTTTGAAGGAGTGAATTGGGCTCTGGTTCGATGTGCCAGTCCACCGGAGATTCCTAAACCGGTTGATCTTGAAGCTTTGAATCCTACTCCTACTGTGCCAGCAGCCGCATCTTCGAGTGTAAGATCTGATCAGAGTAATTATCTTGAGTTTGATTTCTTCTGA